Below is a genomic region from Hevea brasiliensis isolate MT/VB/25A 57/8 chromosome 3, ASM3005281v1, whole genome shotgun sequence.
AAATTCAAATGGAATAAAATCAAGTAGCTATTTGGCCAATATAATTAATGACAATTATAAAGTGTTGAGGTTACATGTGAGATATTTAACTCTTTAGAGTGAATATAACTAGCTAATTTAATAAGAATTAAATTAGTAATATCAAAAAATTAATGCTGTGAAAACTCTAATTAAGTCTTTGGCAGACAATAAAGACAGTAGCCATTATGTAAAAAAAAGGAGCTAGCACTTTTAGCCATAACACTACAATTTGTGTGATCGTTATTAAAGACCAAATATATGGATAGCCAGTAGTTTGCGACATACCAATCGAGAAATTTTATCTTTCAATTTACATATTATGCAAAATTGTTCTAAGGTATATGATTCAGATTGTTATAATTTATGtttcaatattattaaatttttaagtttatcatttccAATGTCTATATAATATATTGAATTTTCAATATAGCGACTATATGGCACAATGAGACAATAGACATGAGAGCATCACGAGGCAGGATAAACATAAGGTAAGGGGAAATAGATGGTTGTTGGAGATGTGAAAGTGATGGAAGAAAGAAGGGAGAGGAAAGTGAAAGAGAAAGGAAGAGGCTAAGCAATGTTGAGAACAAGCTAAATTGAAACTAATAAAAAGGTTTCTTTTTAACGAGAAAAGCATGATGGTTCATTAGATAAGCACGGTTACAAGGCCTAAAAGCCCACAATAAAAAAACTTTACTGCAAAAACTCAAAACCCAAGCCCACTAGGAACAAAGGATCCAAATCCAACCATAATAGAGCCCAAGAACTAAACGAGTTATCACTCGAAACCTCACCAGCAACTGCCCTTCCTAAGCAAAGAAACGTTGATTACCAATGGAAAAGCtacaaaaaaatgtaaaaaaataaagACATAGGGAAGACTCAAAAGCAGCAAGGGAAAGCAAAGCACCCAACCCTAACTAGTCAAGCTTCTCAAGACAATTGCTTTCACCCTAAAGGAAACGGGATAACGATACAACAAGCACAAGATTTAGGAcatgtttggtttaactgttgaatacaaccgATAGTTAGCTGATAGTTGATAACTGATAGTtgatgatagctgttttatgtcaagtgtttagtaaaattatatttagctgttgctgttgatatgtgaaataactaataagggtatatatcatataatttttttaatttttaaataaatataaaattataaatttattacattatattatttattttattattaaattaaatatataattattaaattaatatattatattatttaaataaatatataattattaatctattatattatatcatttattttattattgaaataagaaaataattattttttaagattattaaataattttaaaaatataaataaaataataaaataattattattgttaatagaaaaatttataattaattttaagtttttagatataaataaatattttatattttatgttattaataaaaaatattttaacaaaattaaaatacgttaatgaaaatgttaaaattacaaataaaaaataaaaatattaataatattaattttcaagttaaataaaaaaggataatatggtcaaaataaaaaataaaatcaaatcagctatcagctgatgagaaacaactataaaaatagagctgatacaaattGCAGCTGAtaggtatcatatcagttgcccatcagctattagctctatttttttaagcttgCCAAATACTATAATTTACCTATTTTAGTGTCCATCAGTTATCAGCTGtacccaacaggtaaaccaaacactcCCTTAGGGAGGTGTTTGGCTCGACTGTTAAATACAACTAATAGCTGTTGGACATCCAAACAGCTGAACCAAAATATTTGATAAACTCATTAAAAAGGTAACTGATAGCTGATAGAGTACTTATCAACTGCATTTTCTACCAGCTCTATAATAGCAACTGTTCATGAACtgttatgtaattttttttattattgacaAAAATATCCTTAATCTTAATCCTAATTTAACCAATTCTTACATCTTTAATAGCGgcactgatttttttttcttttttttttattttataatatcatCATTTATAACAttaggtttttaatttttttttattagtgatataaaacacaaaatatttatttattatgaaaatacaattttttttacgtgtaaatttaatattacaatattttttttaatataattaatgtaTTGTTTCAagaaaaaatataattacaatattattttacaattacatttttaaaaactatttaatttttatttatttatttattaataaaataaactataaaaacataataaaacagtaataatatatttattttaataacaaaataaattatatgatataataaattaataaatatatatttattttaacaataagatatataaataatataatataatataataaattaataattgtatatttattttaatattaaaataaattatatatatatatataatttattttaatattatacatTAACAGTAGCAgttatacataattttattaaacgcTTTATACAAATAAGTTATCATTAACTATCAGTTATCAGTTATCCACTATCAGTCGTCAACTATGAAttgtatttaataattaaattaaacggCTCTTAATCAGGTGTACTAAGAACCAATGCCATGAGAATCTAGAAATGGCTTGGTAGAACACGAATGTCTCATTTTCGTATAGCCCATACGGAGATGGAGTCAACGACCAGGCGATATTACATGCCAACCAACGAAGAGAATCCCATGaatcagaaaataaatttttaaaagccGTTCTGCACTCTCGCCTTGAAGCACAATAATATTAGACCATCAAAAAATTCCAAAATAAAACTATACACACCTAAATGAAAGAGGAGAGGGTGGAGCCACTCTTCAGTTGGATGGAGGTGTGTCCCTTGCCCTGGTTGCTAATCAAAGAAAAACTGAAACCAGGGACTTTAGAGAGAAAAGGGAAAAACTCTCCAACTTAAGGAGAGACAAGCTCTTCtaataaactaataaaaaaagGTTATATATATTAGCTTCTTTCTCATCAATGTGCACATATTTACACAGAAATTAAGTATACTAgacaaaattttcaaaatatgaaaGGCTTAATTGTGTTAATTATGATCTCTCATGGGAAACAAATGGGAGTAACTTTTCCCattaattttgagttttaattAATCTGTTACTTTCTGCCATCTGAGAGCACTCATGATAAGAGGATGTTTGATTGCCTTGGAAATCTAAGTTTTGTACATaataaaaattctataaaaaCAAGGCTAGGCTGGGGATTGGGGCTTTGCTCACCCCACTAATTTTTTTATGTTTGAGGGCCCAAGTAACATTCAAGTCTGTTTATATTATCAAAAATTTACCCTGCCCCAGTTAATCATTGACGACACATGTAGTGTCGCTGTAGTCTTttttctttaatatatatatatatatatatatatatatatatatatattcactaataaaatttctaattaatcatTGTTTTACTTCACCTCCTTCCTGCATCTTTCCTGATGATAACTCAAAAAGGGCTTTCTaacggagaaaaaaaaaaagaataaatgtgaaataatgaatattaaattaaatttgatctttattattaatgaaaatttgggCAGATGGAAGGTTCCTTTTctgttgttgagaatatattctatttctttagaACAGCATAAAACCTTGAGTACAAAAGAGTCTTAATTAGATGCAGTAGTAAAGTTAGAACTCCACTTCCACATCTTCCTTTTTTTCTAAATCTTTAATCTTTTGCAACTTTAACTTTACAAGAAGATCATTAGGATCCTAGCTAGACCAATCCCACCCCTATCAAGATCTCAATCCGTAAtttcaaagaagaagaagaagaagaattaaaACTAAAACTAAAACAAATTAATTTGCCCAATTGCATAATTATTACATATTTATGTATATCTGTAATTATCTTACCAAATGAATGTGCAAGTTAATTAATTCAGAGGGTGTCATCGTCTTCTCTTCTAGCTTTCTTCATCTTCTGATACAAATCTGCAAGAATAGGCCTAGGAAATAGAGACTCCACTTCTCGAGATAGATCAAGTTGTAGACTTCTTCGTACATTTGATGGTGATGCTTTTCTTTTAGCAGGTATTACAGGCCTGGGTTTTCTTGGTGCAGGCGGGCATTGTTTGGTCGCTGAGATTTTGTGATCCAAACTTGTTGGAGTTTTGAATCCATTATTATCGTCATCATCATCATCCGTTGCCTTCACTTCTCCTAAAGATATCAGCCTTGAAAAATCTCCAGTCTTGCGTTCTTCTCCATCTTCTTCTGTCTCATTATTTCCATctttgtcatcttcttcttcttgttgatTGCGCCATTGAAGAGGAATAATCCCATTTTCATTAGAACTTTCTGATAAGGCAGTAAATTCTAAAGTGGATCTCTGCAAGAGCTTGAATTCGATAtcttctttattttctttgaCTAGATGCAACTCTGAATTCGACGACATAGCTGTTAGGAAGGaaaatttatcaaaatctgaGCACATGAATCAATGGTAACTATCTGAACTTAAAGAAGAggaacaaagaaaaaaaatacacaGAGATCGATTGTGATGAGGAAGCTAATCAGAGGAAGGAAGGACAAGATGGGTTCTTGTTACAAAGATCCTACATGGGCTAGAATTATTTTTTCAGAGATTCTTGATGAGATTTGCAGTTTTTTTTCTGCACTCACGGTGtgtctgagagagagagagagagagagagaaagaaagagagaggaaaCGGTTTATAGGTGAGCTTGTGGAGAAAGAGATTGAGAGAGTTCATGTACATCGGATCCTTCGCCAAGTAGGCATTGAAAGCATCCACATATTCACTAACTGTTCTTACGCTGTGTGTCTGAGTAAGAGAATTTAGAAGCATATAATatcctgcttttttttttttttctttttactcaAGTTTCTACGAACTTTGATGCAATCTATGCACGTGGTTTGCTTCATGGGGACCACTTGGGTGATTTAAGTTTGGAGCTCACTTCCTTTTCATATCATCTCATGATATggttttatttttctcttattcTTTGTCTATCTTGCAAGCAACTACCACCATAGCAATTTGActttttatttcctttctttttttattttaatcccTTGATGTTGATCGATTTCAGTTTCAAAGTTGTAGAAAGTGGGAATCTTTAAGTTCGTTTACTCTGTGACCCAACACATCAATTTTTGTTTTTCATTAGGGAATCACGAGAGTGAGTTGTTAAATTCGTCTGGTgacctttgaaaaaaaaaatcgtcTGGTGGCTGAGATGCttttaattattggattaattTAAAGTAGATAAATGATAAATAATATGTAATTATTCCATGTTAAATgtgattatatataattttaaaataaaaaattaataaattttattgaatAATATTAGAGTATTTCTAAAtgtatcaaattaaaaatttaattctcaataaaaaaattaattaattgaatatatattacaaatctataataaataaaatttcaacTCATAGTTTTGAATAATTATGACTGGTATCCTTTAATGAATGAGTTTTAGTCTCTTTAATTATCTATTTTAAAATAGTTCGCTTTTATAGTAAGAAGGAAGATGACTGTTTTTCATTGTGTAGCCCATTAATTATTATTCGATTAATTGAACTTTCATTAAATCTAAAAATTCTTTTTTTAAACGGATTTGAGATATGGTCATTTCAAAGTAAATATTGATTTGAATTACTCATTAAAACATTATAAATAAATGTTTAATTTGTGAATTACAAGTCGTTTTTAgatcaaaatatttttataaaagttaacatttattaaattaaattttcgattaatttagttaattaaaataagttatgaagtCAAACTAAAAAGTATTTGGCTTAACTTATGAAAATCAATTTATAAGTAACTAGTACTtgtattttaatttggatttacgaatatttaaaattttaagcagtATGTGTTTAGTTTAAGTGTTTATAAATGActgataaataattaatatgttaAGTGAAAATAGTTTCTAAATACATATATTATTATGATGACTAAAAACATAATAAATGAGATtcatgattaaattttaaaaagtaaataaggataacaaaataaaatatttgatCAAACTAGTTTATAAGTGCATGACTTATAAGcactaaaatgaaaaattaagctCCCAGCTTATCTTTTTTagcttataaatttaatttataagtttaaaaattattataaacaaacATGTCAACTCATATTTAGAGCttataaattagtttaattaacttatatATTAGGACAAGTACCTTCttaatctttaaattttttaaatattttaaattttatttaaattataataaattatgaatCACTTTAGATCATACCAATTTAGATAAAATTAATAGATGGAATGAAAATTTACCACCTATAAGAAAAATCTTTTTGGTATACATTCATGGGTTATTATTTATGAATCATGCAATGATAATTATATGGTTTCCCAActtgaaattattattttggacagcATTTATTGATGACAATATGATTTACAGACTGCCAAATAATTCAATTGATATAAGCAATTAGTGAAAGTagttattaattgaatttttggaagatcttttattaattcaaaataataatGTCCATGTGTTATCATGATTTAGCACACAATATCGTGCTAGTGTACCCAAAAGGATTttctttaaataaatatatatatatatatatatatattcataacatgTTTTTTTAGAAATATTAGGCATAACATTTGAAGTTTACAATTTGATGCTTAAACAATTGAACCATTTTCAATACAactaatttctcaaattttagttATGGCATGACAAGcataataattacataatttaattTGACACTTGAATGACACAATTGAatcttatattaattaaaattttcctttttaatcaatcatttaaaaataaatttaagatttataattttttcaggagaaattttttaaaataatcttgtactttatttttttttaaattacatccTATACTAAATAAATtgtcaattaaattttatatttttaattttttttaattataaattattattggtGTCATGTGGCAACTATCGTTGGAGTGACATGATTGGTGATGTGGCATCTACGTTAATAAATTAATGACCTAGTTGACGGGAGATTAGAATTAGCAAGTGTTAAAAgtatataatttaaatagtaatttatttaatatatagtaTAActgtaataattataaatataaagttataagtattaaaataaaaaattaaatccctcagcttatttttttaacttataaacttaatttaaaaatttaaaaattattaaaagtaaataaattaatttatttttaaaatttataaattaatttgataaaCTCCCTTTAATTCAATTAGTCTATTTATTACCTTTAGAAACTCtgcattaataataaatatactaattaataaatttagatttcattatattattattattataaaatttcaaattcaaattcaaatctgaaaccaattaaaaaaaaaaaatcaggtcCTATATCATATTTACAATTCAGTTTTCAAGATGGTGCATGTGGCCTTACCCAGCAGCTGGGACCATAATAAAGAGATGTATAGTGTGTGATAAAAGCTAGATGGTAGGCTCCACTTGTCTATCAGTTTAATATAGCGTACGGGAAAGCAACTAAGCAACCAATATGTTGAGG
It encodes:
- the LOC110659154 gene encoding cyclin-dependent protein kinase inhibitor SMR3-like gives rise to the protein MSSNSELHLVKENKEDIEFKLLQRSTLEFTALSESSNENGIIPLQWRNQQEEEDDKDGNNETEEDGEERKTGDFSRLISLGEVKATDDDDDDNNGFKTPTSLDHKISATKQCPPAPRKPRPVIPAKRKASPSNVRRSLQLDLSREVESLFPRPILADLYQKMKKARREDDDTL